One Leuconostoc mesenteroides subsp. mesenteroides ATCC 8293 genomic window, AATGGATGGCTAACCGTGAAATTAGTTATGATGTTACATTTAACTAACTGAGCTGGAGGTGTTGCTAATGAATATCAAAAAAGTTGCTGAAATAACTAAACTATCAGCAGATACAATTCGGTATTATTGGTCCGGTACCTAGACAAGAAAATGGTATTAGAAATTTTAATGATCGTAGTTTAAATCAGTTAAAATTTGTAAAAATCATGAGAAACGCTGGTATGAGTATTGAGGCATTGAAGCAGTACATCGATTTAATATATGAAGACAATGATGCTACAATACCTGCCCGCAAAGCCATGTTAGTAGAAGCAGCTAATGAGATGACCGAAAAAATTAATAATTTAGTGACTGCTCGTAGTTATCTCACTAATAAGATAGATAACTATTACGGCCATATGCGTACAGTTGAAAACAAACTGTTTCAAGATAAATGATGTTTACTATATATTAGCCAGAATGCGAGATAAAAGGACTTGAAATTCCTGTTTTAATTAAGATATTTTAACACGTGAATATTGAAAAATATATGTAATAATTTGTTGCTTTACATACCGACCAGGCAGTATATACTAAAGATATCAATTATTCAAGGAGTACAAAAAATGTCTGTTGAAAACGTTCGTCAATTTTTCAAAAAATATCATTTAGAGAACCGAATCGTAGAACACGAGAACATTGGTGATACGGTTGAACACGCTGCCGAGTTGTTGAAGTGTGAGATAAAACAAATTGCCAAATCCATGACCTTCATCGTGGCAGAAAATCCAATTTTGATTGTTCTTGCAGGTGACAAAAAAGTAGATAATAGAAAATTCAAATCAACGTACAATTCACGACCAAAAATGATTCCTTTTGATCAGGTTGCGGACAGAATTGGACACATCCCTGGTGCGGTAACACCATTTGCAATCAAATCAGACGTAAAAGTATACTTAGACGTATCTCTAAAGAGATTTGAAACTGTTTTTGCTGCAGGCGGTAGTACAAATAGTACAATCGAATTATCAATAGATGAGCTTGAAAACTATGCTCATCCCCTAGACTGGGTAGATGTAGGGAAAGACTAGTGAATGCACTTGCTAAACAAACCGTTTAGCGACTGCGAACGGGAGGCAATCAATACGAATGACAGTAAATGATTGGATAACCTTTATATTAGCTAGTACCGTTATTATAATTTCCCCAGGTCCTTCTGTAATATATGTAACAACAAACAGTATGACTAATGAGATTAAAACAATGATGCCATTGATTATAGGACTCACTGCAGGATATTTTTGTGGTATGGGCATCTCTTTAATATTTATAAGTAGCTTACTCAAAATTTCATCCTACTCATTGGTCGTGTTAAAAATAATTGGTTCTGGCTATTTAACGTACTTAGCCATCCAAATGTGGACTCGTAAGCAGATTAATCAAGATAGCAGAAAACCAACATTCATACGAGGTGTGCTCATTGCTATCAGTAATCCTAAGGCACTATTATTTTATACAACTTTTTTCCCGCAATTTGGTCATACTCAAGTTGATATGGTATATCTAGCACTATGTTATGGCATATTAAGTTTTATAGTGGATTTTTCGAATATGTTAATTTCTCATTTTGTTAGCAGAGGGATTAGCATGAACTCTTTAATGTGGATTAATCGATCCGGAGCATTATTGCTATGGCTTACTACTTTAAAGATCTGGCTGTGAATAACCAGAAGTTAGTTCCAACTGTTTTTTTTAGCACATTTAACCAATAACGTTTTTGGCTTCTCCTGATAAATATGCATTTAAATTATCTACGGTTATGCGTAATAATCTTTCACGAGTCTCTAATGGTGCCCAAGCGATGTGAGGTGTAATAAAGCAATTTTTAGCTTTTAATAAAGGATTGTCTTTTTCAATTGGCTCTTTTTGGACAACATCTGTAGCTAAGGCATAAACTTTTTCATTATTTAGTGCCTCGGCTATGTCATTTTCACTAATAAGTTTTCCACGGGCTGTATTGATTAAAATCACACCATCTTTCATTTTTGAGATAGTAGTCTTGTTAATTAAATTAATCGTTTCTGGTGTTTGAACAACATGAAGACTAATAATATCCGCTTTTTGGAAAAGCTCATCTAAAGAAACTTGGTTGACCCATTTTTGGGTTGCAACACTAGGTCGATGATTATAAAAAATAACTTTCATTGAAAAAGCATTGGCTAATTCTGCCACTTTTTGAGCAATTCGACCATAACCAATGAGCCCTAATGTTTTACCTTTCAATTCAAATAGCGGTTTATCCCAAAATGTAAAATCATCGACACTAGACCATTTCCCATCATGGACCAATTGGTTATGTAATCCAACCTGACCAGTTATTTCTAGTAATAATGAAAAGGTAAATTGCGCGACAGCATCCGTAGCATAAGTAGGCACATTCGTCACAATAATGTTGTGGTTGTTTGCACTATCAATATCGACAACGTCATAACCTGTTCCCATAATGCCAATATATTTTAACTGTGAAGCACGACTGATTACACTATCATCTAGTGGGGTCTTATGTGTTATCACAACTTCCGCATCATCGATTCTCTGCAAAATTTCAGTGTCATTATCTACTGATGTACGGCTATAAAACTCAAAGTCGCCCAAATT contains:
- a CDS encoding MerR family transcriptional regulator → MRNAGMSIEALKQYIDLIYEDNDATIPARKAMLVEAANEMTEKINNLVTARSYLTNKIDNYYGHMRTVENKLFQDK
- a CDS encoding YbaK/EbsC family protein, which codes for MSVENVRQFFKKYHLENRIVEHENIGDTVEHAAELLKCEIKQIAKSMTFIVAENPILIVLAGDKKVDNRKFKSTYNSRPKMIPFDQVADRIGHIPGAVTPFAIKSDVKVYLDVSLKRFETVFAAGGSTNSTIELSIDELENYAHPLDWVDVGKD
- a CDS encoding LysE family translocator, whose product is MTVNDWITFILASTVIIISPGPSVIYVTTNSMTNEIKTMMPLIIGLTAGYFCGMGISLIFISSLLKISSYSLVVLKIIGSGYLTYLAIQMWTRKQINQDSRKPTFIRGVLIAISNPKALLFYTTFFPQFGHTQVDMVYLALCYGILSFIVDFSNMLISHFVSRGISMNSLMWINRSGALLLWLTTLKIWL
- a CDS encoding D-2-hydroxyacid dehydrogenase, which encodes MKIVLLDGYNLNQDLNWETLKNLGDFEFYSRTSVDNDTEILQRIDDAEVVITHKTPLDDSVISRASQLKYIGIMGTGYDVVDIDSANNHNIIVTNVPTYATDAVAQFTFSLLLEITGQVGLHNQLVHDGKWSSVDDFTFWDKPLFELKGKTLGLIGYGRIAQKVAELANAFSMKVIFYNHRPSVATQKWVNQVSLDELFQKADIISLHVVQTPETINLINKTTISKMKDGVILINTARGKLISENDIAEALNNEKVYALATDVVQKEPIEKDNPLLKAKNCFITPHIAWAPLETRERLLRITVDNLNAYLSGEAKNVIG